A single window of Culicoides brevitarsis isolate CSIRO-B50_1 chromosome 3, AGI_CSIRO_Cbre_v1, whole genome shotgun sequence DNA harbors:
- the LOC134833865 gene encoding prosaposin isoform X2, producing MKIILYVFLLLFSLETVIKASSLDQTDKNCASGPTYWCKSLETSRSCNATSHCIQTVWQHLSLPDDESSICQICLDMVKQARDQLRSNQTQDDLRAVFEGSCELMHVMVTECKKLVDSFVPELIEALSSQMNPQVVCSVAGLCNNDKYDDSSAEKRSTSLNCESCGKLTLYMTKNFEKSSKDMVLENILELCGKMSSFSDACASIVLTHHNDLYLYFEENFDAAAVCHLSGVCDGKFHEHKQKEDVIDISDIGFINFSDPDIPCELCEQLVNHLRDLLIANTTETEFEQVLQGLCGQTKSFKQECLIIVSQYYTEIYEFLTKSLNPRDVCFFVGVCPKSIKLDDKKYGMAPIVPINTQIPKFKSYTKKHFLKTTEPNLNDGEIQNSQLPIDRLMRPSNTKNLVEGGAWCTMCEYFLHFVQEELSDTKNEEKIKKTVMNTCNKMPKSIAPECRNFVDLYADALIALLIQEVDPSAICPQLKICPQNLQANIEFLMPKFLSVDINSEASEKASCPLCLLAVEQAQQLIQTNKTIQRIEETLEHLCNHLRNKLRMECNDFVETYSKELVNMLMKDFTPQEICVYLKLCVDKEITINNFGFSEGTNAEQPSNEIYEKIINGIMVEKTINIPLNSTPQCLLCQEIVKDVEKNVIDKNSTYEIKKALKEACTKIPKKARSKCEEYVEKHGNQIAELIMKELSPKEICRDVQLCSQLRDINSKDWKSDATVRVKVFSDSPYSTKDKQSSQTCIICEILVARIDKNLKKPTTQEEVKKYLNNVCNVLPINKKECLEFVNNYLTLLMQALESIPPKKICKEIKVCPVTEATEEIMECALCEGAIGSFTSLVKIEKQDNKDLMIVLKKSCQHLPARFYENCQKLLKVYGISIIEQLRQNPESHNICIEIGKCYRYQTAGFVNMNSFSGLEKETLVGEHECTWGPSHWCKDERTAKKCNSFDFCKRNQIGFGKA from the exons aacttcACGGAGTTGCAATGCAACTTCACATTGTATACAAACTGTTTGGCAACATTTGTCATTGCCAGATGATGAAAGctcaatttgtcaaatttgtttGGACATGGTAAAACAAGCAAGAGATCAACTTAGAAGCAATCAAACTCAAGATGATTTACGTGCTGTTTTCGAAGGATCATGCGAGCTAATGCATGTGATGGTAACTGAGTGTAAAAAACTAGTGGACTCCTTCGTGCCGGAACTCATTGAAGCTTTGTCATCTCAAATGAATCCCCAAGTGGTATGTAGTGTGGCTGGACTATGTAACAATGATAAATATGATGATAGCTCTGCTGAAAAACGAAGTACATCATTAAATTGTGAGAGTTGTGGAAAATTAACATTGTATAtgacgaaaaatttcgaaaaatcaaGTAAAGACATGGTTCTAGAAAATATTCTTGAGTTATGTGGAAAAATGTCGTCATTTTCTGATGCTTGTGCAAGTATTGTTTTAACACATCATAATGATCTTTATCTCTATTTTGAGGAAAACTTTGATGCAGCAGCTGTATGCCATTTGAGCGGTGTCTGTGATGGTAAATTCCatgaacacaaacaaaaagaagATGTAATTGATATATCCGACATaggatttatcaattttagtgATCCCGATATTCCATGCGAGTTATGTGAACAGTTAGTAAATCATTTGCGAGACTTGTTGATAGCGAATACAACGGAGACTGAATTTGAACAAGTTTTACAGGGTCTTTGTGGTCAAACGAAATCATTTAAACAAGAATGTTTGATTATTGTATCGCAATATTATACAGAAATCTAtgagtttttgacaaaaagtcTTAATCCAAgagatgtttgttttttcgtaGGCGTTTGTCCTAAGTCTATCAAATtagatgacaaaaaatatggcaTGGCTCCTATAGTTCCCATTAACACACAAAttcctaaatttaaaagttacacTAAAAAGCATTTTCTCAAAACAACTGAGCCGAATTTAAATGATGGTGAGATACAAAACAGCCAACTTCCAATTGATCGCTTAATGAGACCATCAAACACTAAAAATTTAGTGGAGGGCGGTGCATGGTGCACAATGtgcgaatattttttacactttgTTCAAGAAGAATTAAgtgatacaaaaaatgaagaaaaaattaaaaaaaccgtTATGAATACTTGTAATAAAATGCCTAAATCAATAGCACCAGAATGCCGAAATTTTGTTGATCTCTATGCCGATGCACTGATTGCACTTCTAATTCAAGAAGTAGACCCTTCTGCAATCTGTCCTCAACTTAAAATATGTCCACAAAATCTTCAAGCTAATATAGAATTTCTTATGCCAAAGTTTTTGAGTGTAGATATCAATTCGGAAGCATCAGAAAAAGCTTCGTGTCCCCTTTGTTTATTAGCTGTTGAACAAGCTCAACagttaattcaaacaaataaaacgaTTCAGAGAATTGAAGAAACACTTGAACATTTATGTAACCatttaagaaataaacttCGAATGGAATGTAATGATTTTGTGGAGACGTATTCTAAAGAATTGGTTAATATGCTGATGAAAGATTTTACACCACAGGAAATTTGTGTTTACTTGAAGCTCTGTGTAGACAAGGAAATaactataaataattttggattttctgAAGGTACTAATGCAGAGCAACCATCGAacgaaatatatgaaaaaattatcaatggTATAATGGTTGAAAAAACCATAAACATTCCATTAAATAGCACACCGCAATGTTTATTATGTCAAGAAATTGTGAAAGATGtagagaaaaatgttattgaTAAGAATTCAacatatgaaattaaaaaagcattaaaagaaGCCTGTACGAAAATCCCCAAAAAAGCTCGTTCCAAATGCGAAGAGTATGTTGAAAAACATGGAAATCAAATAGCAGAACTAATAATGAAAGAATTGTCTCCTAAAGAAATTTGTCGTGATGTACAATTATGTTCCCAATTAAGAGATATCAATTCAAAAGATT GGAAATCTGATGCCACCGTAAGGGTAAAAGTTTTCTCTGATTCTCCTTATTCAACGAAAGATAAACAAAGTTCGCAAACTTGCATTATATGTGAAATTTTAGTGGCAAGAATAGATAAGAATTTAAAGAAACCAACCACTCAAGAAGAGGTAAAAAAGTATCTGAATAATGTTTGTAACGTATTGCCCATAAACAAAAAGGAGTGCTTAGAGTTCGTCAACAATTATTTGACTCTTTTAATGCAAGCGTTGGAAAGTATTCctccaaagaaaatttgtaaggAAATCAAAGTTTGCCCAGTCACAGAAGCTAcag aagaaatTATGGAATGTGCTCTTTGTGAAGGCGCAATAGGATCTTTCACTAGTTTGgtcaaaattgaaaagcaAGATAATAAAGATTTGATGATTGTGTTGAAAAAATCCTGTCAACATCTACCTGCacgattttatgaaaat tgtcaaaaattgttaaaagtcTATGGAATTAGCATTATAGAGCAATTAAGACAAAATCCAGAGTCTCACAATATTTGTATTGAAATTGGTAAGTGCTATAGATACCAGACAGCGGGATTTGTGAACATGAATAGCTTTTCAG GTTTAGAAAAAGAAACTCTTGTTGGAGAACATGAATGTACGTGGGGTCCATCTCATTGGTGCAAAGATGAGCGAACTGCAAAGAAATGtaattcttttgatttttgtaaacgTAATCAAATAGGTTTTGGAAAAGCCTGA
- the LOC134833865 gene encoding prosaposin isoform X3: MKIILYVFLLLFSLETVIKASSLDQTDKNCASGPTYWCKSLETSRSCNATSHCIQTVWQHLSLPDDESSICQICLDMVKQARDQLRSNQTQDDLRAVFEGSCELMHVMVTECKKLVDSFVPELIEALSSQMNPQVVCSVAGLCNNDKYDDSSAEKRSTSLNCESCGKLTLYMTKNFEKSSKDMVLENILELCGKMSSFSDACASIVLTHHNDLYLYFEENFDAAAVCHLSGVCDGKFHEHKQKEDVIDISDIGFINFSDPDIPCELCEQLVNHLRDLLIANTTETEFEQVLQGLCGQTKSFKQECLIIVSQYYTEIYEFLTKSLNPRDVCFFVGVCPKSIKLDDKKYGMAPIVPINTQIPKFKSYTKKHFLKTTEPNLNDGEIQNSQLPIDRLMRPSNTKNLVEGGAWCTMCEYFLHFVQEELSDTKNEEKIKKTVMNTCNKMPKSIAPECRNFVDLYADALIALLIQEVDPSAICPQLKICPQNLQANIEFLMPKFLSVDINSEASEKASCPLCLLAVEQAQQLIQTNKTIQRIEETLEHLCNHLRNKLRMECNDFVETYSKELVNMLMKDFTPQEICVYLKLCVDKEITINNFGFSEGTNAEQPSNEIYEKIINGIMVEKTINIPLNSTPQCLLCQEIVKDVEKNVIDKNSTYEIKKALKEACTKIPKKARSKCEEYVEKHGNQIAELIMKELSPKEICRDVQLCSQLRDINSKDLGKSDATVRVKVFSDSPYSTKDKQSSQTCIICEILVARIDKNLKKPTTQEEVKKYLNNVCNVLPINKKECLEFVNNYLTLLMQALESIPPKKICKEIKVCPVTEATEEIMECALCEGAIGSFTSLVKIEKQDNKDLMIVLKKSCQHLPARFYENCQKLLKVYGISIIEQLRQNPESHNICIEIGKCYRYQTAGFVNMNSFSEKETLVGEHECTWGPSHWCKDERTAKKCNSFDFCKRNQIGFGKA, from the exons aacttcACGGAGTTGCAATGCAACTTCACATTGTATACAAACTGTTTGGCAACATTTGTCATTGCCAGATGATGAAAGctcaatttgtcaaatttgtttGGACATGGTAAAACAAGCAAGAGATCAACTTAGAAGCAATCAAACTCAAGATGATTTACGTGCTGTTTTCGAAGGATCATGCGAGCTAATGCATGTGATGGTAACTGAGTGTAAAAAACTAGTGGACTCCTTCGTGCCGGAACTCATTGAAGCTTTGTCATCTCAAATGAATCCCCAAGTGGTATGTAGTGTGGCTGGACTATGTAACAATGATAAATATGATGATAGCTCTGCTGAAAAACGAAGTACATCATTAAATTGTGAGAGTTGTGGAAAATTAACATTGTATAtgacgaaaaatttcgaaaaatcaaGTAAAGACATGGTTCTAGAAAATATTCTTGAGTTATGTGGAAAAATGTCGTCATTTTCTGATGCTTGTGCAAGTATTGTTTTAACACATCATAATGATCTTTATCTCTATTTTGAGGAAAACTTTGATGCAGCAGCTGTATGCCATTTGAGCGGTGTCTGTGATGGTAAATTCCatgaacacaaacaaaaagaagATGTAATTGATATATCCGACATaggatttatcaattttagtgATCCCGATATTCCATGCGAGTTATGTGAACAGTTAGTAAATCATTTGCGAGACTTGTTGATAGCGAATACAACGGAGACTGAATTTGAACAAGTTTTACAGGGTCTTTGTGGTCAAACGAAATCATTTAAACAAGAATGTTTGATTATTGTATCGCAATATTATACAGAAATCTAtgagtttttgacaaaaagtcTTAATCCAAgagatgtttgttttttcgtaGGCGTTTGTCCTAAGTCTATCAAATtagatgacaaaaaatatggcaTGGCTCCTATAGTTCCCATTAACACACAAAttcctaaatttaaaagttacacTAAAAAGCATTTTCTCAAAACAACTGAGCCGAATTTAAATGATGGTGAGATACAAAACAGCCAACTTCCAATTGATCGCTTAATGAGACCATCAAACACTAAAAATTTAGTGGAGGGCGGTGCATGGTGCACAATGtgcgaatattttttacactttgTTCAAGAAGAATTAAgtgatacaaaaaatgaagaaaaaattaaaaaaaccgtTATGAATACTTGTAATAAAATGCCTAAATCAATAGCACCAGAATGCCGAAATTTTGTTGATCTCTATGCCGATGCACTGATTGCACTTCTAATTCAAGAAGTAGACCCTTCTGCAATCTGTCCTCAACTTAAAATATGTCCACAAAATCTTCAAGCTAATATAGAATTTCTTATGCCAAAGTTTTTGAGTGTAGATATCAATTCGGAAGCATCAGAAAAAGCTTCGTGTCCCCTTTGTTTATTAGCTGTTGAACAAGCTCAACagttaattcaaacaaataaaacgaTTCAGAGAATTGAAGAAACACTTGAACATTTATGTAACCatttaagaaataaacttCGAATGGAATGTAATGATTTTGTGGAGACGTATTCTAAAGAATTGGTTAATATGCTGATGAAAGATTTTACACCACAGGAAATTTGTGTTTACTTGAAGCTCTGTGTAGACAAGGAAATaactataaataattttggattttctgAAGGTACTAATGCAGAGCAACCATCGAacgaaatatatgaaaaaattatcaatggTATAATGGTTGAAAAAACCATAAACATTCCATTAAATAGCACACCGCAATGTTTATTATGTCAAGAAATTGTGAAAGATGtagagaaaaatgttattgaTAAGAATTCAacatatgaaattaaaaaagcattaaaagaaGCCTGTACGAAAATCCCCAAAAAAGCTCGTTCCAAATGCGAAGAGTATGTTGAAAAACATGGAAATCAAATAGCAGAACTAATAATGAAAGAATTGTCTCCTAAAGAAATTTGTCGTGATGTACAATTATGTTCCCAATTAAGAGATATCAATTCAAAAGATT TAGGGAAATCTGATGCCACCGTAAGGGTAAAAGTTTTCTCTGATTCTCCTTATTCAACGAAAGATAAACAAAGTTCGCAAACTTGCATTATATGTGAAATTTTAGTGGCAAGAATAGATAAGAATTTAAAGAAACCAACCACTCAAGAAGAGGTAAAAAAGTATCTGAATAATGTTTGTAACGTATTGCCCATAAACAAAAAGGAGTGCTTAGAGTTCGTCAACAATTATTTGACTCTTTTAATGCAAGCGTTGGAAAGTATTCctccaaagaaaatttgtaaggAAATCAAAGTTTGCCCAGTCACAGAAGCTAcag aagaaatTATGGAATGTGCTCTTTGTGAAGGCGCAATAGGATCTTTCACTAGTTTGgtcaaaattgaaaagcaAGATAATAAAGATTTGATGATTGTGTTGAAAAAATCCTGTCAACATCTACCTGCacgattttatgaaaat tgtcaaaaattgttaaaagtcTATGGAATTAGCATTATAGAGCAATTAAGACAAAATCCAGAGTCTCACAATATTTGTATTGAAATTGGTAAGTGCTATAGATACCAGACAGCGGGATTTGTGAACATGAATAGCTTTTCAG AAAAAGAAACTCTTGTTGGAGAACATGAATGTACGTGGGGTCCATCTCATTGGTGCAAAGATGAGCGAACTGCAAAGAAATGtaattcttttgatttttgtaaacgTAATCAAATAGGTTTTGGAAAAGCCTGA
- the LOC134833865 gene encoding prosaposin isoform X1 codes for MKIILYVFLLLFSLETVIKASSLDQTDKNCASGPTYWCKSLETSRSCNATSHCIQTVWQHLSLPDDESSICQICLDMVKQARDQLRSNQTQDDLRAVFEGSCELMHVMVTECKKLVDSFVPELIEALSSQMNPQVVCSVAGLCNNDKYDDSSAEKRSTSLNCESCGKLTLYMTKNFEKSSKDMVLENILELCGKMSSFSDACASIVLTHHNDLYLYFEENFDAAAVCHLSGVCDGKFHEHKQKEDVIDISDIGFINFSDPDIPCELCEQLVNHLRDLLIANTTETEFEQVLQGLCGQTKSFKQECLIIVSQYYTEIYEFLTKSLNPRDVCFFVGVCPKSIKLDDKKYGMAPIVPINTQIPKFKSYTKKHFLKTTEPNLNDGEIQNSQLPIDRLMRPSNTKNLVEGGAWCTMCEYFLHFVQEELSDTKNEEKIKKTVMNTCNKMPKSIAPECRNFVDLYADALIALLIQEVDPSAICPQLKICPQNLQANIEFLMPKFLSVDINSEASEKASCPLCLLAVEQAQQLIQTNKTIQRIEETLEHLCNHLRNKLRMECNDFVETYSKELVNMLMKDFTPQEICVYLKLCVDKEITINNFGFSEGTNAEQPSNEIYEKIINGIMVEKTINIPLNSTPQCLLCQEIVKDVEKNVIDKNSTYEIKKALKEACTKIPKKARSKCEEYVEKHGNQIAELIMKELSPKEICRDVQLCSQLRDINSKDLGKSDATVRVKVFSDSPYSTKDKQSSQTCIICEILVARIDKNLKKPTTQEEVKKYLNNVCNVLPINKKECLEFVNNYLTLLMQALESIPPKKICKEIKVCPVTEATEEIMECALCEGAIGSFTSLVKIEKQDNKDLMIVLKKSCQHLPARFYENCQKLLKVYGISIIEQLRQNPESHNICIEIGKCYRYQTAGFVNMNSFSGLEKETLVGEHECTWGPSHWCKDERTAKKCNSFDFCKRNQIGFGKA; via the exons aacttcACGGAGTTGCAATGCAACTTCACATTGTATACAAACTGTTTGGCAACATTTGTCATTGCCAGATGATGAAAGctcaatttgtcaaatttgtttGGACATGGTAAAACAAGCAAGAGATCAACTTAGAAGCAATCAAACTCAAGATGATTTACGTGCTGTTTTCGAAGGATCATGCGAGCTAATGCATGTGATGGTAACTGAGTGTAAAAAACTAGTGGACTCCTTCGTGCCGGAACTCATTGAAGCTTTGTCATCTCAAATGAATCCCCAAGTGGTATGTAGTGTGGCTGGACTATGTAACAATGATAAATATGATGATAGCTCTGCTGAAAAACGAAGTACATCATTAAATTGTGAGAGTTGTGGAAAATTAACATTGTATAtgacgaaaaatttcgaaaaatcaaGTAAAGACATGGTTCTAGAAAATATTCTTGAGTTATGTGGAAAAATGTCGTCATTTTCTGATGCTTGTGCAAGTATTGTTTTAACACATCATAATGATCTTTATCTCTATTTTGAGGAAAACTTTGATGCAGCAGCTGTATGCCATTTGAGCGGTGTCTGTGATGGTAAATTCCatgaacacaaacaaaaagaagATGTAATTGATATATCCGACATaggatttatcaattttagtgATCCCGATATTCCATGCGAGTTATGTGAACAGTTAGTAAATCATTTGCGAGACTTGTTGATAGCGAATACAACGGAGACTGAATTTGAACAAGTTTTACAGGGTCTTTGTGGTCAAACGAAATCATTTAAACAAGAATGTTTGATTATTGTATCGCAATATTATACAGAAATCTAtgagtttttgacaaaaagtcTTAATCCAAgagatgtttgttttttcgtaGGCGTTTGTCCTAAGTCTATCAAATtagatgacaaaaaatatggcaTGGCTCCTATAGTTCCCATTAACACACAAAttcctaaatttaaaagttacacTAAAAAGCATTTTCTCAAAACAACTGAGCCGAATTTAAATGATGGTGAGATACAAAACAGCCAACTTCCAATTGATCGCTTAATGAGACCATCAAACACTAAAAATTTAGTGGAGGGCGGTGCATGGTGCACAATGtgcgaatattttttacactttgTTCAAGAAGAATTAAgtgatacaaaaaatgaagaaaaaattaaaaaaaccgtTATGAATACTTGTAATAAAATGCCTAAATCAATAGCACCAGAATGCCGAAATTTTGTTGATCTCTATGCCGATGCACTGATTGCACTTCTAATTCAAGAAGTAGACCCTTCTGCAATCTGTCCTCAACTTAAAATATGTCCACAAAATCTTCAAGCTAATATAGAATTTCTTATGCCAAAGTTTTTGAGTGTAGATATCAATTCGGAAGCATCAGAAAAAGCTTCGTGTCCCCTTTGTTTATTAGCTGTTGAACAAGCTCAACagttaattcaaacaaataaaacgaTTCAGAGAATTGAAGAAACACTTGAACATTTATGTAACCatttaagaaataaacttCGAATGGAATGTAATGATTTTGTGGAGACGTATTCTAAAGAATTGGTTAATATGCTGATGAAAGATTTTACACCACAGGAAATTTGTGTTTACTTGAAGCTCTGTGTAGACAAGGAAATaactataaataattttggattttctgAAGGTACTAATGCAGAGCAACCATCGAacgaaatatatgaaaaaattatcaatggTATAATGGTTGAAAAAACCATAAACATTCCATTAAATAGCACACCGCAATGTTTATTATGTCAAGAAATTGTGAAAGATGtagagaaaaatgttattgaTAAGAATTCAacatatgaaattaaaaaagcattaaaagaaGCCTGTACGAAAATCCCCAAAAAAGCTCGTTCCAAATGCGAAGAGTATGTTGAAAAACATGGAAATCAAATAGCAGAACTAATAATGAAAGAATTGTCTCCTAAAGAAATTTGTCGTGATGTACAATTATGTTCCCAATTAAGAGATATCAATTCAAAAGATT TAGGGAAATCTGATGCCACCGTAAGGGTAAAAGTTTTCTCTGATTCTCCTTATTCAACGAAAGATAAACAAAGTTCGCAAACTTGCATTATATGTGAAATTTTAGTGGCAAGAATAGATAAGAATTTAAAGAAACCAACCACTCAAGAAGAGGTAAAAAAGTATCTGAATAATGTTTGTAACGTATTGCCCATAAACAAAAAGGAGTGCTTAGAGTTCGTCAACAATTATTTGACTCTTTTAATGCAAGCGTTGGAAAGTATTCctccaaagaaaatttgtaaggAAATCAAAGTTTGCCCAGTCACAGAAGCTAcag aagaaatTATGGAATGTGCTCTTTGTGAAGGCGCAATAGGATCTTTCACTAGTTTGgtcaaaattgaaaagcaAGATAATAAAGATTTGATGATTGTGTTGAAAAAATCCTGTCAACATCTACCTGCacgattttatgaaaat tgtcaaaaattgttaaaagtcTATGGAATTAGCATTATAGAGCAATTAAGACAAAATCCAGAGTCTCACAATATTTGTATTGAAATTGGTAAGTGCTATAGATACCAGACAGCGGGATTTGTGAACATGAATAGCTTTTCAG GTTTAGAAAAAGAAACTCTTGTTGGAGAACATGAATGTACGTGGGGTCCATCTCATTGGTGCAAAGATGAGCGAACTGCAAAGAAATGtaattcttttgatttttgtaaacgTAATCAAATAGGTTTTGGAAAAGCCTGA